The Nitrospirota bacterium nucleotide sequence CTGGACCGAGACAATTACACAGCTGAACAGGCGTCCTAAGCGCCATAGACCGGGCGACCTCCTACCTAGTGCAGGGTCGCCCGGTCCATTTTTATCAGGTTGTTGAAAAAGTCTGCCAGCATCGTTCCCTGCCTTCGCCGAAGCGGCTTCGCGCAGGCAAGTCGTATCGTTCAGATCCTCAACGGCGGCCCGGCGGCCTCACCACTCGTCTGCGCACATAGGCATGGTGCTCCGTATTCGTCGTACCGTACACCGGAGAGGGTACGCCTCCGGCCTGCACTTGCTGTGGACTTGCTGGACAGCTTTTTGAATAGCCTGCTGCTTTTCCCGTGGTGGGTTAGCCCGGTCGGATTGAGATGGAACTTTTACGGGCTTGGTCAGGACTCATGCTGGTGGTGATTATGAGCCCTCCGCCAGTAGTAATAGAACGGAAGGCCGCTCAGGACGGTGGCAGCGCCGTAGAGCGATTCTGCTGGTCGTTCGAGCATGCTGGATATGACTAGGGCTACAGCACCACAGACGAGCGTGATCGGGAGAAATGGATAGAGTGGCGCCTGGTACTGCGGGATCTTTACGGGACGTGCTCGACGAAGACGAAAGATTGAGGAGAGGGTCAAGGCCATGAAAAACGAGAGTACGAGGCCACTGTAGACGAGGAGTTGTTCGAATGTTCCACTCACAATAAGGAGCGAGGCCCAGAGGCTTTGAAAGATGATTGCCCGAGCCGGTACCTCGGTGCGGGGCTGGAGCTTGGCAAGCCAGGGTGTAATCATGCCGTCCTGTGCCATGGCCCAATAGACACGGGGCCCTGCCCAGGTCATGGCGCTGACAGCTCCAGCAATGGCGAGGCAGAGAATGGCGGCGACTATTTGTCCGCTCTGGGGTCCCCACAAGGCTGCCGCGGCCTTTTCCGCGACCGGCACAATAGGTTCTTGAGCCAACTCCGCGATCGAGAGCGCCGACAGGTAGACGATATTCAACAGGAGATAGATCATGCCGACGAAGGCGGTGCCCCCGATCATGATCTTGGGCAAGGTCCGTTGGGGGTCAACGATGTCGTTGGCAATGTAGCCCGCCACGTTCCAGCCGAGATAGCAGTAGGTCACGATGACCAGCGCGATGGCAGCAGCTCCAAACGTCGGCTGTCGCAAGGCGGGCCTCTCGAGTAGGCCTATTCCTTGGTCTGCCATCGCCCATAACCCGCCGAGGATCAATCCCCCAATGGCGACGACTTTTGTGGTGGTGAGCAAGAGCTGTACGCGGCCGCCGGTTCCCACGCCTTGGCAATGCAGGAAGGTCGCCACCCAGAGTAGCGTGAGCGACAGGCCCTTTGCTAGCCACCCCTGCTCATCCACGATCGGTATCACTCTCAATGCATAGGACGAAAAGCTGATAGCCGAGGCTGCAACTGCGGCCCCGAAGCCGATCGTAAAGGAGGTCCATCCACTGAGAAATGCCACCAACGGCCCATAGGCCTCTCGCAGGTAGACGTAATCCCCGCCGGCATGTGGGAGGCGCGACCCCAGTTCGCCATAGATCATCGCGCCGCCGACGGCGAATACTGCTCCCATGAACCACAAGAGGAGAATCAGCATTGGATCGCCGAGATCCCGAGCCATGATGCCGGTCGTTGTGAAGATGCCACCCCCGACGATATTGCTGATGAGGACGCAGGCCGCCGTGAACCAACCAATTTTTCGCATAGAGGATTTCTGTCCTGGTTCCTTATTCGAAGGGTGGTTCATGGCAACTTGTACCATTGTTCTCTAGCACGGTGAGCGATGCCTGGGAAGCAAGCCCATAGAGCCTCCTGGTCTCCGGTTTTCCCCACCTTGCCCTTCTGGTCGAGGCCCCTTTAGAATACCGTGTTTAGAGTGAATAACTTGGGGAATGGATTCTCGCACGGAGGTGGTGTTATGGGTCTTGCCGACAACAAATGCATCCCCTGCCGCGGTGGTGTGCCGCCGGTCTCGGCGGATCGTGCGCAGGCTTTGCTGAAAGAACTCGGGCGGGGCTGGTCGCTGAACCAGTCCGGCCATCTTGAACGATTGTATACATTCAGTGATTTTGCCCAGGCATTGGCCTACGTGAATAAAGTGAGTGCGGTTGCTGAAGCCGAGGGTCATCATCCGGATCTCTATCTCGCCTGGGGCAAGTGCAAGGTCGAGATCTGGACGCATAAGATCAATGGCTTGACTGAGAGCGATTTCTTTATGGCCGCCAAAGCCGATCGCGAATTTGAACCGTTTCGCACGACCGTCAGTTAACCAAATCTTACTTGGTTGCGTTATGAACTCACGAGGCAGCAGATGAGCGACAAGGCCCAGGTGGCGCTCGTCAATATGCCGTTCAGCTATTCGAAGTATCCTTCGATTCAACTGGGCACCCTCTCTGCGCTGCTCAAATCGAAGGGGGTTCCCGTCGACTGCCACCATCTGAATGTTCGGTTCGCCCATAAGATCGGCGTCCCCCTCTATGAAATGATCTGCGAGAAGCGCGCGCTGTTTGGCGAATGGCTGTTTTCCTACCTCTTGTTCCGAGACAATCCGAAGCGTGCTGAGTATCCACGCTTATTTAAGCCAGTATTCGAGCAGGTGGCCAAGGAGAGTGGCCAGCAGGCTTCGTTCTTCGAAGATATGGCGACGAGGACGGCGCCACAGTTCTTGACCGGGGCTCTGACCTCCATTGATTGGGGGCAATACAAGATTGTCGGGTTCACCTCTACGTTCGACCAAAACGTCGCCAGCTTGACGATGGCGAAACTCATCAAGGATCTCTATCCTGATGTGACGATCGTGTTCGGTGGAGCGAACTACGACGGCGAGATGGGCTTGGAATATTTTCGAGCCTTTCCCTTCATCGATCATGTCGTGGTGGGTGAAGGGGAAGAGGTGTTTCCGGAATTGGTTGGCTATCTCCTTGGGGGAAAGACCGGGTCGAT carries:
- a CDS encoding amino acid permease codes for the protein MRKIGWFTAACVLISNIVGGGIFTTTGIMARDLGDPMLILLLWFMGAVFAVGGAMIYGELGSRLPHAGGDYVYLREAYGPLVAFLSGWTSFTIGFGAAVAASAISFSSYALRVIPIVDEQGWLAKGLSLTLLWVATFLHCQGVGTGGRVQLLLTTTKVVAIGGLILGGLWAMADQGIGLLERPALRQPTFGAAAIALVIVTYCYLGWNVAGYIANDIVDPQRTLPKIMIGGTAFVGMIYLLLNIVYLSALSIAELAQEPIVPVAEKAAAALWGPQSGQIVAAILCLAIAGAVSAMTWAGPRVYWAMAQDGMITPWLAKLQPRTEVPARAIIFQSLWASLLIVSGTFEQLLVYSGLVLSFFMALTLSSIFRLRRARPVKIPQYQAPLYPFLPITLVCGAVALVISSMLERPAESLYGAATVLSGLPFYYYWRRAHNHHQHES
- a CDS encoding 4a-hydroxytetrahydrobiopterin dehydratase, whose translation is MGLADNKCIPCRGGVPPVSADRAQALLKELGRGWSLNQSGHLERLYTFSDFAQALAYVNKVSAVAEAEGHHPDLYLAWGKCKVEIWTHKINGLTESDFFMAAKADREFEPFRTTVS